The genomic window CACCAGTTCACTCAGGTGAATGGACAGCACTGACTTAAGAAAGATTTTCCACAAACATGGTATGAACCAGGTCAAGAAAAGGGCACAGCATAATGCTTGAAAAGACCACCTGTTAAGTACAGCCATAGCTTCCAGAAATAAAGAACCTAGCTACATAATGGCATGCTGATGCAGGTTAGCAAAAGGTCACTGGCTTGTAGGATGCTAGGATCTGGCAATCAACCAATTATAGGAACCCCACCTagggaaggagagacaaaggTTATCCTTTTAACACCACTTAACAGTTCAGTGGCTTTTCAACACCCTATTATTTTCGGTCCCTAAAAACACTTTTGGGATTCAAAGATTAGCTTGTTCCTCACTTTTTGAGGTCAGGAACTTAAATAAGAACTCAACTGAGAAACAAATCATTTTGTATATAATCACATTTTATTCTCACACAGCCTCTGAGGCTGGAGTGCAAGTATTATCTctcttttgcagatgaagaaaaagctcaGTAAATATCAGAGTCTAGACCTAAACCAAGACCTTTTTATTCAACCCATGTTCTTTCACTGCCTCATACCTGAACATCTTGGGATTCCATCTGGACTGGGTTAGCCTGTTTGGCTCATTACAATAGACTGTTCCATTGCAGTCCATTTTCAtctgagagaggaaaggggagtaCTGAGACAATTCTCTGAAAACTGCAAAGTTGTGATTTCCTTCTAGTAATTAAATTTGTGTAGATTCTTAGAAATTATGGCCCATCAGCCATAGGATAGTGGAAAGAGGGGTCAGGAACACTGGGTTTTTAGTCTTGttttgccactaactagctgtacAACTTTCAGcaaattccttttcctttgtgggtctcagttctctcagctgtaaaatgagaatgcaaGATGATCTTTAAGGCCCCCTTCAAATTCTAACAATTAATGGGTTCCAGTTAACTGAGTTCAACTTCAATACAATTTTACTGTTTTAGCAACTATCCCCCTAAATTTTTTAAGCAGGATTTCCACATACCCTATTTTCTTATAGCCAGACACTCCTGTTTAAAGGTTTCTTAGTTTGTAGGAACTCAAGGGAAGAACAGAATTAAATCCTCTCACTTTTACTTATACGCCCAACATTGTGCTGGAATTCACTCCTTACCAAAGCTTGCATATCGTACATAGTACTTAAATGGtcccagatgactttggaggagatcTGCCTCCCTATGTTCTGACTGAACTTGTCCCTGATGCAGATCATGTGGAAGTGCCGGTTCACACCTGTAAGAGGGGGGAAAACTGTTCAGGAAATTCCACCTGTTCCTGACTtgaaatttttttgggggggaaatctTTATTTTACAACACAAGGAAAATAGCAGAGTTCAAACTTATAAAAACAAGTGTTTTCCCTCTGTCTCAGAAATATTAGTACTCTTTTTTCCCCGCTACAATTACGCTCAAGTACAAGAGTATTCTCTCTCCCAAGCTCCTTGCTCTCACCCTTGGCAGCCAGTAAATAACAAGTGCTCAATAAATCCTGGTTGAATTTAAGTCTCGAATCCAAGTGTTGGTTCAGACAGAAGAGCCAtaagtatttaaaaacaaacaccactacttctcccctcccccaacaaggAGGCTGGCCTGGCCTCAGGTTTTCCCATAGGGCTCCACCATGAGGAGAATCagcatttctctccctccccaaagttCCTAAAAAGGGATCAACAACATATATTCTCCCTGAGCTGGGGAAAGGgtaaaagaagaagggaagggggggagaagACAAGGGAGACACACAGGGTTGCAGGGGGAGACGCCCCGGAGTCTGGGGTGGAAAAACTGAGGGAGAGGGCGGAGATAGAAGGGGGGAGGAGGTTGGGAGGACCCGGGAaccagggaagggggaaaagctGGGGGAGGTGGGGTcgggaagggagaaaagtgggGGTGGGCGGGGAGGGGTAGATGGAAAGCTCAGGGTTgggtgtgggagggagagaagctcgGGGAGTCGGGGATCAAAGAAGTAAGGGGGAGAAGCCTGGGGGAGTCGGGGATGGGagaggacagaagggagggaTCGGGGGctaggggtgggagaggagagaaccCGGGGGGGCcaaggatgagagagagaagagatagggggccggggatgggagtggggagaaagaagagatcggGGGCcagggatgggagaggggagaagatagGGGgtaagggatgggagggaggagttGGAGGTCCGGGGGGCGGGGATGAGGGGAGGAGAAGCCCGGGGGAGCCAagaatgggagtggggagaagagagagctcgGGGGCCGGGGATGGGAGACGGGAGAGAAGTCCTGGGGGCAGGAGCCAGAGGGAGGAGGGCTCCCCGGGAAGCTTCCTAGGGGCGGATTAGTGTGAGGCCCAGCCCTCCCGCCGGCCGCAGCCCCGGCCCTCCGCCAGGCCGCGGCTGGCACTCGAGGCCGCGGCTCCGGCCTGGCCCAGGCTGCGCTGCTCTCCGCGCCCAGCGCTGCGCCCTCCCGGCTCCCCTTTCCTCACCGACGGGCTTGTGCCCCAGCATGGCATGAAAGAGGCACACTTCCACCTCGGGGCTCCACACCACGACTTCGTCGGGCGGGCCGGGCGCCGACTCCCCGGGGCCTTTTTCACCGCTACCGCCAGGGCCCGGGCCGGAACCAGGGCCGCCTCcgccgcccccgccgccgcccccgccgccgccTCCCGCGCCCGAGCtagagccgccgccgccgccgcttcCGCCGGTGGCAACCTCGGCTTCCCCCATAGCTCTGTCCCGGTTAATAGAGCTGTAGAGCTGCGAAGCGCTGCGCGCGCGGCCCCGGCGCCCTCTGGCGGCCGCTCTGCGCCGTGCGCGCCCCCGCGCCTGCGCCCCCAGGGCCGCTCCTCCCTGTCCCTGACCCCCCGAGACTGCTGAGCTAGGCTGGCCCTGGCCGCTCTGGCCGTCGTCCCCCGGCCAGGCCGCGCCTGTGCCCACGTACTGGCGCGCGGGCTCCTTGGCTCCAAACATGTTTCGCTCCCGTCTCCACTACACCTAGCCTTTCCTCCGTTTTCGTTTCCCCAGAAAGAAATTAAACCTCAGTTTAAACTAGACTGTGGTGAGCATTTATGAGGCTCCGCGGAAGTGGTGGGTGGGTGGTGTGGGTGTAACAATCCTATTATTACTTTGGATGGGAATCAGGCCCCGGTTAAAAGAAAAGCCGCAATATTGTTCCCTCAGCATTATTCCTAGGGCAATCATTAGTAGAGATGACCACGTGGGGAGAGTGGTGCAAGGGTTTTAGAGCTGTGGAGAATACTTTGCAAATGGCAAAACCGGGTCAGAGGGGTTTAAGTgaaatgtccaaggtcacacaaactagctcctgaactcaggtcttctgactcacaAACCAGTTCTCTCTTCACGCTATTCTTTACAAATAATACTGCTGAACCCTCCCTCGCTTAGTAACCCATATTTGAACTTCATTGGATTGATGGAGGGAAAGACGTTGTCCCTTCCAGCCTTGGGTACACGAGACTTCAACAGAGATGTGAGATAAGCCTAATAGAAATCCAGAGAGAGCTGATGCCCAGGTGTTATGCATTGCTACTTTATGTGGCTAGGTATGCAAGCTCGTGTGGAGACCTTATCTCGCTTAGTGTAACCCTGAGCGAGTGGCTTAACCTCTCGGTGTCCCAGACAAATAAGACCATAAAATACTGTTAGTGTTGATTTGGAAAGAAGTTTTTCACCTAGAGGTTCCTATATCCATGAAATCataggcattaaaaaaaataccatgtCTTGGGCTAAGAAGAGTGCTTTGCTGAAGATTATTTTAATCAAGGGGCTTTCGTAGCTTTGATCCTAACCTCGTCTCACTtagcctagtacatagtaaaaaCCTATGTCCGCAAACATCTCTTGTGAAGTAGTTATGTTTTAGCCTGGATTTGATTTCTGCGTCTCCCATCAGAAAATGTCAATTTACAAAAAAGGTAAAGTGGGATGGTTACAATTAAATTCACTGTAGGGGTTCCTTAATTAGTTGCTAACTGATGTTTAAGTATAGGGTGGGTCAGGTTGATGTTCAGAGATCTTAACCAAGGTGTGTCCTGAACCCCTCGGGCAACCTTCAGATGCCTATGGGTCCCATATCAGAataatgtgggttttttttttaaagaaaggtttATGATGTGTTTATAGACCCCAAGTTAAAAACTTTGACTAAATTGATTGTCAGTCCATTTATTGAATcagaaatgaagacaaaatatttcctgaaatgccaatgtaatgaaaattcatttcatttgaaCAAAAACATGTTAAGGCTTTGCTAAACTATAGGAGATTACTTAAAGTTTACATAAAAGGAGGTTAATTCCCcacttagtatgtgccaaacAACTGTTAAACCCTAGGGGATACAATTACCAAGGTAAAAACTATCCCCACTGCAAGAAGCTTTCtctaaacatttactaaactaTGTGTCGGACATTGTTCATGGTGTGAAGGATACAAAGCCAAGaatgaaacattccctgccctcagggaccttCCATTCTGTCAAAAGAGACATGTTTAAGTATATGCGATAGCTAGAAACTGAAACAATATAACCTTGAATGAGAAGGCACTCTCAGGTGAAAGGACAAAGATTCCTGTAGAAAATGGCACCTACGCTGAGTCAAAGAAACACATATGAAGAAAAGTAACGCATTGTAGAGTTCATGGAGGGGAGTAATGCATAAGAAGACAACAGAGATAGGAAGGTgtcaggagtttatattttgtcctagaggtGACAGGGAACCATTGCCATTTATTGACTAGTGGTGTGACAGGGTTAGACATAGaaaggctttaggaaaatcacttttgtggcCATATGGAAAAGGGATTGAAGTGAAGAAAGGCTTAGGGCAGGGGAACCAGTTGGGAGGCTAATTGCAATAGGCtagatgatgaggacctgaattgGGGTGTTGGCTTtgtgaatagaaagaaggggatATATGCAAGAATtgcttgcatatatatatgtgtgtgtgtataagtataatgcatataatatatatacattcatatacatatgcatatatacaattgtatacacatttatatgtatttatgttttacacatgtatatacacatacaggaCAACTGTGTCTCTTTTActattgtttgcttttttttaggaggaaattgaggtttagtgacttgcccagggtctcacagctactatgtatctgaggccagatttgaactcaggctctcctCACTTCAAggtctgtgctctatccattgtaccacctagcttacCCTTTCttgctattaaagcttaaatttgcactaagacttttgggatacctttgtgtgtgtgtgttgttgacctgaaaactttgttaagaaaaggcaacatggctaaatgcatacattttatgatttaattaattaattgatcaattccctataaagaaaacagttacatagtgctatggagtcagaggtgactctgactacctagtgcagaaatcatctgtcttaagtacattttgccatgagaaagaaactctcctaattaagcaaatcataaattcagtaagacaggacaattaacaaagcaatgtgagtcaggccttgagattccaagctgggtaagcatatgtctcggtgataaggaaagaaaccccaccactagtaagtggcaggcttcctcccttaaacagataattgacataggaaagggtaaacaatgttcaatagaaattatgatctaagatgtctatattttctttatcattaatacgccataacatagtatatgtctatagatcaaaggaaagtcccattattcataacatagtatgtgtctatagataataagattcatcaaaggaaagtctcattcatcaaaggaaagtctcattattcaagatatagtgtcttaggttaaaggtctccttaaggagtgtagagtcggccttggctggcttttgctgacataggaagaggcactctctgagtttacttcagagagaacaaagagattattccaaaattttatattaaacattatcagtgtgtacaaatatacatatacatattctacacacacatatataaaatcagtGCTAGGATAAGTGGGCAAGGAACTTGAGAGAACTTGAAATACTGTAGAATTAACCTGGTTCACTAAGGAGTTAAGATGGTGAAAGAAGGGGAGTACAGATAGTTCAGGGGTGCAAGTCTGAAAAAGAAGTGAAGGGTGGAAGGAATGGAGGTTAAGGTTGAAGAATAGGGGTATGGTTCATAAGGCAAAAGGAAAGATGCTATGATAAGAGATTATgattagataaaggaatttcagagttcaggaACAGGGAAGTGGAACCCTTGCGGGTTATGGCAAGATCCAGGGCAttacatttgtatgtgtatagTGGGGTGAGGAGTAGGTAGTGGGAAATATAGAAGTTGAGAAACTGGGAGGTTAGGGTCCTTGAGGAATATCAGTGTGCATTTTGAAGTCCTCTGGTGTGAAGACAGGaattgagagaagaaagaaagactgaAAGCTACCAAAAATTGATTGGGTAATAAATATGGACTTATTGAATCTCGAAAGAGGAAATGATGTAATGGTGGTAGGGGGAGAATCTACAAGAGGGGATAGGAGCAAGGAATATTCCAATGCCTCCAAAATGATCagtgtggggggggggatggggaggggatgaGTGAAAGTGCAACAAATGCTGGAAAGGGGTGGTGGGATGGCGAGGAAGCTGTGTTATTAGGATAGAATCAAGTTCAAAGagtacaagaaaatagaagtgggaaaggaaaaagtgaaagaagaaagcaaatgtTGTTACCTGTGGAGCAGGCATTCCAGGGAACCTAGTGAAAGAGGTGGGTAGATCTTGAATGGAATGTCAGGGGCATTAGAAATGGGACAGGAACAAGGGAGCAGGCAGTTGGGGATGGAAAATAGGTTCGAATAATTTTATCTTTAGTTCAGACTGGAATGGGGAGGATATAGTGAAGTGGGAGTATGTTAATCATTGAAGAATGACTTTAGGCAGGTTATCATCACCTAGGGAGACAGGCAACTTGTAGTGGGGGTGGGTCAAGAATTCTAAGAGGTCCTTTCCATGTTTTCACAGTTTCTGCAGAGTGCTCTGACAAAATAAGtagatttatttaattttctctttatcttgCAAAACTGATTCTAATCAAATATTCATCCTCTTATCTCTTTGACTTTCTTCTCCTTGGTTCTTTTCCTACCACTGCCCTGAACCTGTTGAAATCAGCTTTTCTATAATTAATTGGCATTAGAGAAGATAGACTGTCAACTCCTTCAGGACaaagatttttgttacttttcattgtatgcccagcacttagcacacagccTGGCACCTAGGAAGTGTTAATAATTGCCTATTGACTTAACTTGAGGATATAAACCTTGAGATTGAAGTCTCTACTTGACAGTTTATGGGCCCTGAAAACCTCTTCCCACACCCCACTTTGAACTTCTCACATGGCCAAGTCTCTGGCATTTGCCTGAGGCATGGACTCATCCCAGCAATTTTTTCAATTGGCCTTTCATTGTGGCCCTCTGCCCAAATCTTCAATTTTTTGTTACCTCTAACCTAGTCCAGGCCTTCATTGTCTGAATCACCTCAGGCCACTACTCacccttaattccatctagaccccTTCTCTGTTACCTTCCAGTCACCCCAAACTACTTGGCCCCTTCTAGATCACttccagatcttcccacagtctttctatatgaaaggtccatc from Notamacropus eugenii isolate mMacEug1 chromosome 1, mMacEug1.pri_v2, whole genome shotgun sequence includes these protein-coding regions:
- the MRGBP gene encoding MRG/MORF4L-binding protein isoform X2 — encoded protein: MFGAKEPARQYVGTGAAWPGDDGQSGQGQPSSAVSGGQGQGGAALGAQARGRARRRAAARGRRGRARSASQLYSSINRDRAMGEAEVATGGSGGGGGSSSGAGGGGGGGGGGGGGGPGSGPGPGGSGEKGPGESAPGPPDEVVVWSPEVEVCLFHAMLGHKPVGVNRHFHMICIRDKFSQNIGRQISSKVIWDHLSTMYDMQALHESEILPFPNSEKNFILPEEIIQEVKEGKVMIEDEVKEEIKEEVDPHTVFTSSGNLGKGAEKSSGKEKEKSSSDSGSKEGADKRKRNRVTEKVLNANSNPSSPSAAKRRRT
- the MRGBP gene encoding MRG/MORF4L-binding protein isoform X1, giving the protein MFGAKEPARQYVGTGAAWPGDDGQSGQGQPSSAVSGGQGQGGAALGAQARGRARRRAAARGRRGRARSASQLYSSINRDRAMGEAEVATGGSGGGGGSSSGAGGGGGGGGGGGGGGPGSGPGPGGSGEKGPGESAPGPPDEVVVWSPEVEVCLFHAMLGHKPVGVNRHFHMICIRDKFSQNIGRQISSKVIWDHLSTMYDMQALHESEILPFPNSEKNFILPEEIIQEVKEGKVMIEDEVKEEIKEEVDPHTGTEDVFTSSGNLGKGAEKSSGKEKEKSSSDSGSKEGADKRKRNRVTEKVLNANSNPSSPSAAKRRRT